Proteins found in one Neomonachus schauinslandi chromosome 1, ASM220157v2, whole genome shotgun sequence genomic segment:
- the LOC110570040 gene encoding keratin-associated protein 8-1: protein MSCNTFSGAVFPGCYWGSYGYPLGYSTGSGYGSTFSPVGYGFGYGYNGCRTFGYRRYWPFDLY, encoded by the coding sequence ATGTCCTGCAACACCTTCTCCGGCGCCGTCTTCCCAGGATGCTACTGGGGCAGCTACGGCTACCCTCTGGGGTACAGCACGGGCTCTGGCTATGGCAGCACCTTCTCCCCAGTGGGCTACGGCTTTGGTTATGGCTACAATGGCTGTAGGACCTTCGGCTACAGAAGATACTGGCCATTTGATCTCTACTGA
- the LOC110570039 gene encoding keratin-associated protein 7-1 yields MTRFFCCGSYFPGYPCYGTNFHRTFRATPLNCVVPLGSPLNYGYGCNGYSSLGYSFGGSNMYNRDCCYGGSCCRPWGSNSGFGYSTY; encoded by the coding sequence ATGACTCGTTTCTTCTGCTGTGGAAGCTACTTCCCCGGCTATCCTTGCTATGGAACCAACTTCCACAGGACCTTCAGAGCTACCCCCCTGAACTGCGTCGTGCCCCTGGGCTCTCCCCTGAACTATGGTTATGGATGCAATGGCTACAGCTCCCTGGGCTACAGCTTTGGTGGTAGCAACATGTACAACAGGGACTGTTGCTACGGCGGCAGCTGTTGCAGGCCCTGGGGCTCGAACTCTGGCTTCGGCTACAGCACTTACTGA